Genomic DNA from Gemmatimonas sp. UBA7669:
ACGCCGTGCGCCAAGTGTTCGTCGCTCAGCTCCAGCATGACCGTGAGTGCACCGCGCGGCTTGAAGGAGCCCGTGCGCTGAAACAGTTCCTCTTTCAGCCAGACGCGGGTGCCGGTGGGCAGGCGCTCGGCCACAGCGTGATCCACCAATTCACGGACAGGCGTGGTAACCACCCGCTGACCGAGCCGAGTGCGAGCGGCGCGGATCTCCGGTATGGAGGGAAATGTCATGGATGATCAGCTCAGCGTGATCGTCTGACCGGTCACGTTGCGCGCCGCGTCGCTGAGCAGAAAGGCCACCACCTCGGCCACCGACTCGCGCTCCACGTAGTCGGACTTGTCACCCATGTCCGCCATGTTGGTGGCGGTGCGAATGGCGGTGGGGGCGACGGCATTGGCGCGCACGCCATGTGCGCGTTCGTCGAGCGCGACACTGCGCATGAGCGTGAGCACACCACTCTTGGCGGCGGCGTAGGCGGCCATGCCCTTGGGGCTTCCACCAGGCAGCGCGGCGGCGGAGCCGAAGTACACGAGACTGCCCTTGCCTTCGCGTAGCGCGGGTAGCACCGCACGCGTGGTGGCAAAGGCGGTGTCGAGATTGATGGTAAACTGCTTGTGCCAGGCGTCGGGGTCGGCGTCAGACAGGGCGCCCGTCATGCCGAAGCCGCCGGCCACACAGATGACGCCGTGCAGTGCCGAGGTGTGATGGGCGGACAGCACAGCGGCCAGGGCCTGATGCGCCGCCTGTGCGTCGGCCAGGTTGGCCGCGTGGGCCGTGAAGCGCTGCCCACTGCGCACGGGCGAGAGCTCGGCTGCGCGCGCCTGCGCTTCGTCTTCGCTCAGATCGAGCAGGGCCAGCGAAGCACCCAGTCCGGCAAAGTGGCGGGCCAGCGCCTCACCCACCTGCCCGGCGCGACCGACCCCGGTGATGACCAACGTGTGCTGAGCGAAGGGGTACAGCGACGACATGTCGGCCTCGGAGGTTGGGGACCCCCAATTATGGACCGGGTCTCTTCAATGCGATACGGCGAATGTCACCTCGAACCGGCAGCAATCGTGGCCCATTGCACAGCAGCGCACTTCCTGCACCAGCGCCGTCGGCTGCACAAGCTGCCGAATGAGCTGTTGGAAGGTGCCCGCATAGAACGCACACACAGGGGCGTGCGCGGTGAGGCCGCGGCACATGGTACAGTGCCGGAATTCGAGCGTGGCGCCCCTTCGGTGTTGGCGCACAGTGAATTGCCCACTGCCGGCAAAGGTCCAGGCATGGGCCTGCATGGCGCGCAGCAGCATGCGCAGCGCGAGACGGGGTGGCGTGATGCGCATGGCCAACTGGGCCATGCGCGGAATGCGATGCGCCATGAGGTAGGTCGCCGTGCGCGCGCCGGCTTCGTGCAGAGCCGCGAGGCCCTGCATGTGTCCGAGGGAGGCCATGCAGTGCTGCACGAAAGTCTGCACTTCCACTTCGTTGACCATGGCCTCGGGCAGGGCCTCCAGCGTGTAGCTGGTACTTTCGCCCAGCAAACCGGCGGCCACTGCCCGGCCATGGTGGGCACACAGCGTGTGTGCCAACTGCACAATGGCATTGGGGCCAATGCGATACGCCGTATGTGGCGCAGCCTCGGCGCGGGTGTTCATCCCGTGTGGTGCCGTTGTCAGCATGCGCGCACGGGTTCGTCTTCCTGCGGGCGCGGTGGCGCATGGCCCAGCACGGGCACACTGCCGGAGAAGTCCACGTCGGCGGCCAGCTCGGGCCGCGCCTCCGAGAGCGTGCGCAACTGCGAGCGGGTGAAGACCCTTTTCTCGTCGAAACCGAAATCTGCCTCCACGCCGCTGCCGGTGAACTTGAGCCGTTCGAGGTCGTAGAACTTCTTGGTGGCCGTGGTCTTGGCGAAGGCACGCAGACACCCACGCAGATAGCGGCGCTTGAACGGGTCCTTCTGCCAGGGATAACTCAGGAAGGCCTTCTTGGCGTAGAAGCGTGCGTAGTTGCGCAGCACACCCTTGAGCACCTCATCGCGCGTCATGTCGTCGGGCTGGATGATGGGCGTGACAAAGTTGTACTTGGCGTAGTCGCGCACTTCCACCCGATCGCCGAGTTCCTGGAACAGTTCAGCGAAGGGCCAGGGGGTATACATGTTCCAGTTGGCCATGTCGGGCTGCCAGTCCTGCGAATACTTGTAGGTCTCCTCGATGGTCTCTTTGGTTTCGTTTTCGAGACCGATAATGAACTGCGCCTCGGCCACCATGCCGGCTTCCTTGATCAGGCGGATGGCGCGCTTGTTCTGTTCGAGCGTGGTCTGCTTGCGGAAACGGTCGAGCTTGAGCTGCGCGGCTGCCTCAGTGCCCAGCGAGACGTGCACGAGGCCGGCCTTTCGGTAGAGCGGCAGTTCTTTTTCGTCGCGCAGAATGTCGGTGACGCGCGTATTGATGCCCCAGTGCACGGGCAGATTGCGCGCGATGAGCTCTTCGCAGAGCGCCACGAACTTCTTCTTGTGGATGGTGGGCTCTTCGTCGGCGAGAATGAAGAAGCCCACGTTGTGCTGGCGCACGAGTGTTTCGATTTCGTCGACGAACTTCTTGGGGTCGCGCGTGCGATACTTGCGCCAGAACTTCCACTGACTGCAGAAGCGGCAGGTGAAGGGGCAGCCGCGCGCGAAGTTGGGCACGGCCACGCGGCAGTTGAGCGGGATGTAGATGTACTTGTCCCACTCGAGCAGCGACCAGTCGGGCGTGAGCGCGTCGAGATCGGCAATGGGCGGACGGGCGGCGGTGGCCACCACGTTGCCCTTGTCCACATAGGCGATGCCGCGGATGTCCTGGCGGGTGGCCTGCGCCGTGCCATCCCGCAGATGCTGCATGAGCTCGACGATGATCTCTTCGCCTTCACCGCGCACGATGTAGTCGATCCACGGCGCTTCGCTGAACACCTGCTGATACATGAAGGTGGGGTGGATGCCCCCGAGTATCGTGTGCGCGGCCGGGTTGACTTCGCGCGCGATTTCGAGCGTGCGCTGCGCCTGATAGATCATGGGCGTGATGGCGGTGGCCAGCACGGCGTCGGGGCGCAGCTCGGCGAGGCGGCGACGCAGCGACTCGTCGTCGATGTGATTGGTCATCGCATCGACGAAGGTGATGTCCGTGAAGCCCGCGTGTTTGAGCGCGCCACCAATGTAGGCCACCCAGCCCGGTGGCCAGTTGCCGGCGATTTCCGCGCCACCGGCGTGGTAGTTGGGCTGCACGAAGACCAGCTTCATTGACGCGCTCCGCTGTAAGGGTTGGTTGACGCCCTGCAGGGTGCGCGTGGCGGGCTGGTGGAGCAGTCGGAGAATGCGGGGCGGGTGTGTCGGGGTTTGGATTACGCGCGGAACGCGTCAGCCCACAAACCGCGCCACCGCGGCTTCGGTGAGCTCAAACACCCGGCCATCGTCGTCGCCATTGATGCGCCCCAGCAGCCCCTCGCGCCAGTCGACGGGAATCCACGCGGTGCCGTGCGCGGCGCCCATGGCGGCGCCCACGATGGCGGCGATGGTGTCGTTGTCACGTGTATCGTTGACGGCCACCAGCATGGCCTCGTGCGGGTCGTGGCCGTGTGCGCTCACAATGTGCAGCACGGCCGGCACGGTCTCGAGCAGATAGGCGCCGCTGTACCACATGGCGCCGGTGTCGCGCACGCTCACGCCACGCGTGAGGGCATCGCGCACCTGGGTGTCGAGAAAGCCGGACAGGCTGCCACGCCAATGCTGCAGCGCGCCATGCTGCACCCGTGTTTCATAGGACTGTCCCTCATCCATGATGCGCAGCACTTCGTTATAGGTCTCGAGCCACTCCATGGGCGAGTCGGGCAGGTCGCCGTTGAGCAGTCGCCAGAGCAGCGCCACCCAAGCCACGTTGGCGGCTTGCGCCATGGGGTCGTTGTGGGTGACCGCGGTGCTGCGCACCGTGTCATACCAGAGCTGCGTTCCGCCGTCCTTGAGATACGGCAGGACGGTGGGCGCAATCCGCATGAGCGCACCATTGCCCGCACTCTGCTGCGTGGCTTCCCACCACGGCGCGCCGCCGCGCAGCGCATTGCAGAAGTCGCGCGTGGCGCGGCCGATGCCGAAGATGCGCTCGTTGGCAATGCGGAACGCGAGCTCGTCGGGGTCGAGTGCGCCATCGTCCAGCAACTGCTCGAGGGCGCGAAAGGTCAGCTGGGTGTCGTCGCTCGGTGTGCCCGCCGGACGACCGCCGGCAAACTTGCTGGGCAGATAGCCCGTGATGCGCCCGAACTCCGCCTCCCGCTCGGCCGGGTTCATGCTCTCGGTGCGATTGCCGAGGGCGTCGCCGATGGCCACACCCAGCAGCATGCCTCGCACGCGGTCGGCCAGGTCAGGCGAGTCGACCGGCGGCGCCGGTGGCAGGATGGCGAGGCGTTCGCGCGGGAGCTTGGGGATCCAGGTGTCGGGCATGACCGCAAATTATGCGATGAGTGTCAGGCGAGGGGCTCGGTGCCCTCGCTGAGGATACGGAGGTACTCCGCGTAGCTGAACAGGCGATCTCGCCTCTTCCCGGTCTCCTCGCGGACAAGCCCGATTCGCTGCATCGACTCAAGCGCCGAGTTGACAGTGGGCAGACTCAAGCCGGATCGCTGGGCGATTGCGGAAGCGCGCGACACCGGACGCTCACGCAACGCATCAAACACCCGGAGTGCGGATCCTGCGCCTCGCCCCAGTGCCTGAACGCGTTCCCGGTCCGCCTGAAAGAGGTGGACGAGTTGCTGCACGGTCGTGACTGCACCCGTGGCGGTTTCCTGAACGCCTCTGGCGAAGAACGCCACCCACGCCTCCCAGTCACCATCCCGCCGCACCGTGGTGAGGAGGGCATAGTACTTGTCGCGATGTTGCTTGAGATACAGTGACAGATACAGCAGCGGTTCGCTGAGCACTCCCTGAGCACAAAGCAGCAGCGTCACCAACAGTCGCCCGATTCGACCATTCCCATCAAGGAATGGATGAATGGTCTCGAACTGGACGTGCGCCAATGCCGCCTTGATGAGGACCGGCGTGCGTTGCGGGATGTCATGGATGAACTGCTCGAGCTGTGCCAGAGCGGCGCCGACTTCCTCTGGTGGTGGTGGCACGAATAGCGCGTTGCCTGGTCGGCTACCGCCGATCCAATTCTGCGAGCGCCGAAATTCGCCGGGGAGTTTGTCCGCACCTCGCCCCGTTGCCAGCAGATGCGCGTGCAGTTCTCGAATGAGACGTGACGATATTGGGAATCCAGCCCGGATGCGTGAGAGCCCGTGCTCCAGGGCATCGACATAGCTGGAGACCTCAGTCACATCGTCGATCGGAACGCCCGGTGTACTGTCGGCCTCGAACTGCAGCAGATCTGACAGCGTGGACTGCGTCCCTTCAATCTGCGACGAGAGAACGGCCTCCTTTCGAACGTAGGTGTACAGGAACAGGCGGGTATCCGGCAAAAGACTTGTGACACTATCAAGTCTTCCGAGAGACAGTAACGACTCATCAAGAATCTCTTGAAGGTCTTCTCCGACCATAAGTGGCGGCTTTGGGGGCAATGCGTCCGGGAGAAATGCCCTGACCTGTTCCCCGCCAAGAGAGGATACAACCCGATAGACCCCTGTCGGCCCTCGCTGCATGGAGGTCTCCAACGGCTAATTAAGAAACTTCAGAACAACGGAGCTCTAATTAAATAATCTATCATTTCTTTAATTGCTACCCCACCAACTCCTCGATCGCCTCGGCCGTGGCCTCGAGCACCGCCTCCAGCCCCTCCATGGTGTGGTCACCCATGTGGCCAATGCGGATGGTGCTGCCCTTGAGCTTGCCGTAGCCGCCGCCGATCACGAAGCCGCGCCGGGCCACGCCCTTCACGATGGCCTCGCCCGACAGACCGGCGGGCAGGGTTACTGCCGTCACGGTCGTGGTGCAGGCGTCGAGCGGAGCGTACACGTCAAAGGGCGCGCCCACGCGCTGACGGAGCTCATGCACCCAGCTCTGGGTGTGCTCGCTCATGGCCGTGTGTCGTTCCCAGCGCCGCTCGATGGTTTCCTTTGCGATGCGCTCACCCTGCACGGCCGTGGCGTAGAGCAGCGAGAGGGCCGGCGTGTTGGGCGTCTGGTTCTTGTGCACGTACTGCTCAAACTCGACCAGATCGAAGTACAGGCCGCGGGACTCGGCGGACTTCGCGTTGGCAATGAAGCGCTCGCTGGCCACGCCAAAGGCCAGCCCCGGGGGCAATGCCAGCGCTTTCTGCGATCCAGTGAGCACGAAGTCCAGGTCCCAGGCGTCGGTCTCCACCGGCACACCGCCCAGGCCCGTCACACTGTCCACCAGCACGGCACAATCGTAGCGATGGGCCAACTGCGTGAGTGCCGCAATGTCCGTGAGCACACCGGTGCTGGTTTCGCTGTGCACCACGGTGAGCGCCGCATAGGCCCGGGCCTTGAGCGCGTCCTCCACAACATCCAGCGCCACCGGCGCGCTCCACTGGCCACCAATGACGGTGGCGTCGCGCCCGCAACTCTGCGCGATGTTCGCAAAGCGTTCGCTGAAGGCGCCGTTTACCAGACACAGTATGGGTCCCGGCCGCGCGCAACGAATGGCCGCCTCCATGAGCCCCGTGGCACTGGAGCTCGACACATACACCGGCCGCGTCGTGCGAAAGACGGGACGCAGGCCCTGCTGAATACGCGCGAACAACGCTTCGAACACGGCCCCGCGATGCGGCAGCATGGGCTGCAGCATGGCCTGCAGGACTTCGGGCCGCACTTCCGTGGGACCGGGCAGGAAGAATGTGCCAAAGGGAGCCGCCATCAGGGCACCTCGAACAGCAAGGGGTACAGGTCGTCCACGCTCGCGGCTTCGGCGTCGGCCACCTTCACCACGCTTTCACGCCGAGCCACGGCGGTGAACGCAAAGAATGCGTCCACCACACCACGTACCGCGGCATCGGTGCTGCCGTCACCAATCATGGCGATGGGTTTGCGCAGTTGCAGCCGCTGCACGACCAGCGGCTTGCCTCGCTGCGTGGCCAGGGGCTGATCGCCGTCGAGCAGGCTGAAACGTCCATCGATGTCGCGCGAAAGCGAGACGGCATGCACCCGATCGGCCGGCACCCCGAGATGCAGTGCCATGGGCACAATGGCCGCGCGCAAACCGCCACTCAACAAGTGCACATGCACGCGCGCGCGCTGCAACACACCGATGAGTTCGGGGATGCCCGGCACGAGCGAGCGCTGATAGGCATCGGCCAGCATGAGCAGCTCCGACGCGGCCGGCTTGATGCGATCGAGTCGACGCATGTAGGCCGCTTCAATGGGAATCTCACCGGCCATGGCCTGCGCGGTCAGCAGCTCGCTTTCGCGCGCCACGTCTTCATCGCGCAGCGCGGCCAGCCAGTCGATACCCTCAATCGTCGTGACCGTGCTGTCGACATCCAGGACCACGGTCTTGAAGCGCGGTGCGCCGAGTGCGCGGAAGGCGGAGTTGGCGTTGTCTGAGTTCACAGCACGTTGCCTGGTGCGAGCAGACCCAGCGGGTCGAGCTCCTGTTTGAGCGCACGCATGACGCGCTGTTGTACGGGGCTGGCCTGCAACGGCAGCCACTTGCGCTTGAGTTTGCCGATGCCGTGTTCGGCGGCCACCGTACCACCCATGGCAATGACCTCGCGCAGCGTGGCGGTGACCACCTGTTCGATGCGTTGCAGCTCGGTGGCATTGCGGGCGATGAAGTTCTGGTGCGGATGGCCGTTGCCGGCGTGTCCGTAGGCAATGCCCGGATCAATACCTGCCTCGCGTACAAATCGACGCGCCACACCCAGTGCGTCGGCGAGGCGCGGATAGGGCACGGCCCAGTCGGTGCTCACCTTGCGTCCGCCCTCAGGGCGGCAGGCTGCGCCGCGCTCGTTCATGGTGGCCGGCACCGCATGCCGCATACGACGCGCATCGAGCTGCGACGAGGGCGTGTCGTACACACGAATGTCGTCTGCCATGGCGTGATGCTGCTCGGCCAGCGCGAGCCACGCATCCAGCGGCAGCTCACCTGCTTCGGCTTCGTCGGCACCTGTCTCCTCGATGTACACCATGGCCTCGGCGCCAAGGGCCCAGGTGCTGCTGCCCTCAGCCCCGCGCGCAATGTCCATGGCGCCGCGATCGAAGTATTCGAGACAGCGTGGGTGCACGCTGTTGCTTCGCCTCGCACTGACCACGAAGGCCAGGGCGTCGGCATCGCTGGCAAAGGGTACGATGAGCCCAAGCACCTGAGCGGGTAGCGGATGCAGGGCCAGCTCGGCTTCCACCACGACACCGAGCGTGCCTTCGCTGCCTACAAACCACTCGACCGGGTCATGCGTCACGCGATAGCCCACGGTGTTCTTTTCCAGCTGTGGCCTGCGCAACTCGAGCTGCTCGCCACTGGCCAGCAGTACGGTGAGTGCACGCACGTGCGGGCCGGTGGCACCGTATCGCAGTGAGCGCGCTCCACTGGCGTTACAGGCAATGGCGCCGCCCACCGTGCTTTCTTCTTCGCTGGTGGGATCGGGTGTGAACAGCAGGCCGGCTGCTTCTGCAGCACGACGCACGTCCGCCACAATGGCGCCGGCGCCCACGCGAATGCTGCGTGTGTCCGTGTCCACTGGGCCAATGTGTGACAAACCGCGCAGCGACAGCAGGACGCCGCGGTCGGTGATGGACGCACCCGTCGTGCTGCTCTGCCAGCCCGCCGGCGTGACGGGGCAGCGTTCGGCTGTGGCCTGCTCGAGCACCTCGACCACCTCCGCCACACTGCCGGGCCGTGCGACGGCATCGGGCAGCATTTCAAGTCCCGACACATCGCGCGCAAAGGTGCGACGTATGTCGACGTCGGTGCTGACGGTTGGCAGCGACTGTAGCGTCATGACTGCGGCGCGCGACTACTGGTCGCGGAAGTGCACGACACTGGCCGACAGTACGTCGGGCAGTTCGAGCAGCGCGCGACGTGTCTCCTCGCTCACGGCACCGTCCACCGAGATGGCGGCCAGCGCATCACCACCCTGCGCGAGTCGCGCCTGATGATACTCCGCGATGTTGACCCGCTGTTCGCCCAGCAGGGTACCCACGCGGCCGATGACACCCGGTACGTCGTGGTTGGTGAGAATGAGCAGCGTCTGCTTGGGATTGACATCGATGTGAAACGAGCCGATGCGCGTGAGACGCGGCGTGCCCACTTCAGGAGCGTGACCGGCCACGGCGAGCTGTTGCATGCCGCCGGCGAGCGCGACTTCGATGGTGCGCGCGCCAAGTTCCTGCGACTCACCAACACTCAGCTCGAGGCCGCGCGCCTCGGCCAGCGCCCGCGCGTTGATGAGGTTGAGACGCTCCGTTTCGATCACACCTTCGAGGACGCCGGCCGCCGTGGCGGCGAGCAGCGGCGCGGCACCGTGCGCGAGGTCGGGACTGACGCGCAGCGCCACATGACGCACGGCGCGCATGCCCTGATCGGCCAACACCGCGCGCGCCACGGCGGCGGCGCGACGCGCCACCAGCATGGCGTTGTGCAACTCGCTCCATTCGCCGCTGCCACCGGCCACGTTGAGCGAGCGCGAGAGATCGTTGCGCAGCAGGGCGTCGCGCACCGCGAGACAGACATCGCGCGACACATTGCGCTGCGCTTCGACCGTGTTGGCGCCCAGATGCGGGGTGAGCAGCAGATTGGGCGCGCGGCGCAGCGGCGAGTCGGTGGCCAGCGGCTCCACCGTAAACACATCGAGAATGGCGCCGCGGAGCTGATCGGCTTCGAGCGCCGCCAGCAGAGCCGCTTCGTCCACGATGCCGCCGCGCGCCATGTTGACCACCACCGAGCGCGCGGGCAGTCGGCCCAGCTCCCGCTTGCCGATCATGCCGCGGGTTTCCTCGGTGAGCGGCACGTGCAGCGTGAGAATATTGGTCTCGGCAATTAGCGCATCGAGTGACGGCGCACGACGCACACGCAGTGCCGTAAAGCGCTCGTCGCTGATGTACGGATCGTAGGCCACGACCGTCATGCCGAAGGCATGGGCGCGTGTGGCCACTTCACTGCCGATGCGCCCCAGGCCGACAATGCCGAGGGTCTTGTTCTTGAGTTCGCGCCCCATGAACGAAGCGCGATCCCAGCGGCCGTCGCGCATGACTTCCGATGCACGCGGAATCTGTCTCAGCAGGCCGAGTACGGCACCGAAGAACAGTTCTGCCACGGCCACGGTGTTGCCAGCCGGTGCATTGATGACGGCGATGCCGAGTGAGGTGGCCACGTCGAGCGCAATGTTGTCGATGCCGACACCAGCGCGCCCGACCACGCGAAGTCGTGTCCCGGCCTTGAGCAGCTCCGCGGAGATGCGCGTGGCACTGCGTCCGACAATTGCGTCGTAGTCGCCAATACGCTGAAGGAGTTCATCCTTGGGCAGCGTGGGCACTTCGTCCACCTGCAAAGCCGGCTCGGCTGCCAGGAGGGCCACGCCCTCGGGATCTACATCATCAGTGACGAGAACTCGCGGCATGGTGGCGGACTGGAGACAAATGAGGACGCGCGCGTGGCTGTGTACACACTACCACGAAAGGGGACGGAGACCAACAGAATCAACGGGAAATCGGCCTCAAGCCTTCCCTGTTTCTGTGATCTCCGTGTGGGTCCGCTCCGGCAGCGAGGCGCCGGGGGTGGGGCGCGTCAGAGTCCGAGCTGGCGCCGCAGGGTGTCGCGCAGGGCGACGAGCGTTTCGTCGGTGATGGCCGGTGTGTCTTCGCGGACGGAAAGCTCAACGCCGTCGGCAATGCTGACGCGCTTCCAGCTCATGACCGGGTTGCTGCTGCGCGGCGTGCCGTTGTCGAGATGCAGCGACAGTGCCGGAGCAAGGGAAGCCGCAACACGCCGCTCGAGGGCGTCGCCGGTGGTTTCGCGCATCTCCGACTTGATGGCGTCGAGGGTCTGGCCCTCGCGCTGACGGATTTTGATGGCGAGCAATTGCAGCAGATGCCGATAGCCGTAGGTCGCGGCGGTGCCGGCGCCCTCCGGACGATCGAGCAGGCCGTTGGCGACGTAGAAGCGCACCGCGCGGGCGCTGGGCATGGCCCGCGCACTGGCATTGGTGGGCTTCACGCCGGCGGAATCGACGAGCGAGGCGGCATGCGCCGCGAGCCCGCGGGCATTCCACGGGGCTTGTCGCGCGTGAGCGCGCAGCAGTTGAACGGGAGATTCGGCCATGGGATCGGCAAATATACGCGCGATCCCGCGTGGGCGCCGGAACGTCAGGTGTCACTGTTACACGCTTCGTTGACTTCTCCGACTCGCCAGGCCGCCCGTGTGACACTCCCCAGTATCACCCACCACCCACCGGAACGACCTGACGATTGTGTCGGCGAGACCCGAAGGCCTGCGACCTTTCCTGCGTTGCTACTGCGCACTACACGCGTGACGAAGCGAATGACCAGTCATCCGGTTCCCGAATGATCCGGTCGCCGCCCGTTGGCTCAGCCGCTCTTGCCGACGGCCCCGGCCGCCGCATAGGCCGAGTTGACGCCGACAGCCGCTGCATGCGCCGCAATGGTGCCCAGATCGACAGGCTTCTGGAGGAAATGCAGCGCGCCGAGTCGGTGCGACGCCTGGCGCACGGCGTCATCCGGATAGGCGGTGAGCACGAGCACGGTGGCATCGGGTGAGAGCATGCCAGCCAGCGCCATCACCTGCAGACCGCCGTCGCGCTTGGCGCCCAGTCGGAGGTCGGTGATGATGAGGTCGAACCGCTGCGTGCGCAGCGCGGTAACCGCTTCGTTGAGGAAGGGTGCAGAGGTGACTTCGCAGCCTTCGACGTCGAAGAGCTCGACAAGGATGTCGCGGATGCTGCTCTCGTCCTCAACGATGAGGATGGACTTCGGCTTTTCCTGGCTCATGACCGTTTGTAGAGCGAGGACTGTGCCGGGGATGGGAGCGGTGCGGAATTGTCATGTGTGGCAATGGGTTAGTGGCATTGGTGGTCACATTGCTGACTTCATTCGGTGGCTGGTTTTCGGGCGGGTGTACGTTTGCTGACTGATTTCCGGGCAGCGATATCCGGGCGGCGGCTGCCGAACAGAAGGTGGGAGGATGGGAGGATCTGGGGATCANNNNNNNNNNNNNNNNNNNNNNNNNNNNNNNNNNNNNNNNNNNNNNNNNNNNNATCCCCAGATCCTCCCATCCTCACACCGTCTGTTCCCTGGCCCCCCGATCCCCTACAACCCGTAGCGCCGCAGCTTCTCCAGCAGTGTGGATCGCGCGATCCCGAGCATACGGGACGCCTGTGACCGATTCCCGTCTGCCGCTGACAACGCCACGCGAATGGCCTCACGCTCGGCTTCTTCGAGGGTGTAGACCGTCGTACCAGTCCGGCTTCTGCTCGATGCCGGCAGCTCGACCGGCAAGCCCAGGTGCACCACATCAATGGCGTCGCCGCGCGCCAGAATGGACGCGCGCCACAAGGTGTTCTTGAGCTCGCGAATGTTGCCGGGCCAGGCGTAGGCGGTGAGCGCGGCCTCCGCGGCGGGCGTCAGCGTGCTGCCGAGTGGCAGAAAATGCTGCGCCATGGGCAGGATGTCTTCCACACGTGCGCGCAGCGGCGGCAACGTGAGGGTGAGCACCTGCAGGCGGTAATACAGGTCGGCGCGAAACCGACGATCTGCGACGGCGTCGGCCAGGGGTTGATGCGTGGCCACAATCACTCGGGCCCGACTGCGCAGCAGGGTGGTGCCACCGAGCCGCCGGAAGCTGCGCTCTTCGAGGACCTTGAGCAGTCGCGGCTGCACTTCGGCGCCCAGTTCAGCGATCTCGTCGAGAAACACCGTACCGTCGTCCGCCACTTCGAGCAATCCGCGCTTGGCCTGCCGCGCATCGGTAAAAGCGCCGCGCTCGTGGCCGAACAGCTCACTTTCGAAGAACGTGGTGGACAGCGATGCGCAGTTGATCTCCACAAACGGTGCGGACGCGCGCGCGGAGCGATCGTGAATCTGCCGCGCCACGTAGCCCTTGCCAGTGCCTGTCTCACCCTGCAGCAACACGGGCGCGTCGGCGTTCTGTGCGGCGAGGGTGATGAGCTCATCAAATGTGGGTGCGAGCTGCGGGGTGTCAGCGCTGTCGGCGCGAACGCGAGCTCGCAGCAGTTCGAGCTCCTGCTTCATGCGTCCGCGCTGCGCCGCACGTTGCACCGCCTGTGTGAGCACCTCGAGATCGACGGGCTTCTCCAGCAGATCGGCGGCGCCGTGCTTCATGGCTTGCACGGCGGTACGCACGTCGGCAAATCCGGTCAGGACAATGACCGCGAGCTCGGGATCGTCGGCGCGCAGCGCGTCGAGCGCACGCAGTCCATCGGCATCGGGCAATCGCAGATCGAGCAGCACCACATCCGGCGCATGCTCGGCCACCATCTGTCGGCCTGCGGTGGCCGTGCCGGCACCACGCGCGGTCCAGCCAAAGGTGTCGAAGTACTCGACGAGCGTCTCGCGAACCGTTGCGTCGTCGTCCACCACCAGCAGCGAAAGCGTCACGAGCTGTGGCTCACGTGGCCGGCGACGGCGGCAGGGTCAACGTCACGGTGGTGCCGGTGTCTTCGTAGCTCTCGATGGCGATGGAGCCGCCGTGTTCGTCCATGATGCGCTGACACAGCGCGAGGCCAATGCCCGTGCCTCCCGTCTTGGCCGAATAGAAGAACTCGAACACGCGCGGCAGGACGTCGGGCGG
This window encodes:
- a CDS encoding ADP-ribosylglycohydrolase family protein; protein product: MPDTWIPKLPRERLAILPPAPPVDSPDLADRVRGMLLGVAIGDALGNRTESMNPAEREAEFGRITGYLPSKFAGGRPAGTPSDDTQLTFRALEQLLDDGALDPDELAFRIANERIFGIGRATRDFCNALRGGAPWWEATQQSAGNGALMRIAPTVLPYLKDGGTQLWYDTVRSTAVTHNDPMAQAANVAWVALLWRLLNGDLPDSPMEWLETYNEVLRIMDEGQSYETRVQHGALQHWRGSLSGFLDTQVRDALTRGVSVRDTGAMWYSGAYLLETVPAVLHIVSAHGHDPHEAMLVAVNDTRDNDTIAAIVGAAMGAAHGTAWIPVDWREGLLGRINGDDDGRVFELTEAAVARFVG
- the bchJ gene encoding bacteriochlorophyll 4-vinyl reductase is translated as MNTRAEAAPHTAYRIGPNAIVQLAHTLCAHHGRAVAAGLLGESTSYTLEALPEAMVNEVEVQTFVQHCMASLGHMQGLAALHEAGARTATYLMAHRIPRMAQLAMRITPPRLALRMLLRAMQAHAWTFAGSGQFTVRQHRRGATLEFRHCTMCRGLTAHAPVCAFYAGTFQQLIRQLVQPTALVQEVRCCAMGHDCCRFEVTFAVSH
- a CDS encoding SDR family NAD(P)-dependent oxidoreductase; the encoded protein is MSSLYPFAQHTLVITGVGRAGQVGEALARHFAGLGASLALLDLSEDEAQARAAELSPVRSGQRFTAHAANLADAQAAHQALAAVLSAHHTSALHGVICVAGGFGMTGALSDADPDAWHKQFTINLDTAFATTRAVLPALREGKGSLVYFGSAAALPGGSPKGMAAYAAAKSGVLTLMRSVALDERAHGVRANAVAPTAIRTATNMADMGDKSDYVERESVAEVVAFLLSDAARNVTGQTITLS
- the bchE gene encoding magnesium-protoporphyrin IX monomethyl ester anaerobic oxidative cyclase — translated: MKLVFVQPNYHAGGAEIAGNWPPGWVAYIGGALKHAGFTDITFVDAMTNHIDDESLRRRLAELRPDAVLATAITPMIYQAQRTLEIAREVNPAAHTILGGIHPTFMYQQVFSEAPWIDYIVRGEGEEIIVELMQHLRDGTAQATRQDIRGIAYVDKGNVVATAARPPIADLDALTPDWSLLEWDKYIYIPLNCRVAVPNFARGCPFTCRFCSQWKFWRKYRTRDPKKFVDEIETLVRQHNVGFFILADEEPTIHKKKFVALCEELIARNLPVHWGINTRVTDILRDEKELPLYRKAGLVHVSLGTEAAAQLKLDRFRKQTTLEQNKRAIRLIKEAGMVAEAQFIIGLENETKETIEETYKYSQDWQPDMANWNMYTPWPFAELFQELGDRVEVRDYAKYNFVTPIIQPDDMTRDEVLKGVLRNYARFYAKKAFLSYPWQKDPFKRRYLRGCLRAFAKTTATKKFYDLERLKFTGSGVEADFGFDEKRVFTRSQLRTLSEARPELAADVDFSGSVPVLGHAPPRPQEDEPVRAC
- a CDS encoding Fic family protein, yielding MQRGPTGVYRVVSSLGGEQVRAFLPDALPPKPPLMVGEDLQEILDESLLSLGRLDSVTSLLPDTRLFLYTYVRKEAVLSSQIEGTQSTLSDLLQFEADSTPGVPIDDVTEVSSYVDALEHGLSRIRAGFPISSRLIRELHAHLLATGRGADKLPGEFRRSQNWIGGSRPGNALFVPPPPEEVGAALAQLEQFIHDIPQRTPVLIKAALAHVQFETIHPFLDGNGRIGRLLVTLLLCAQGVLSEPLLYLSLYLKQHRDKYYALLTTVRRDGDWEAWVAFFARGVQETATGAVTTVQQLVHLFQADRERVQALGRGAGSALRVFDALRERPVSRASAIAQRSGLSLPTVNSALESMQRIGLVREETGKRRDRLFSYAEYLRILSEGTEPLA